Proteins from a single region of Psilocybe cubensis strain MGC-MH-2018 chromosome 3, whole genome shotgun sequence:
- a CDS encoding putative peptidoglycan-N-acetylglucosamine deacetylase (putative peptidoglycan-N-acetylglucosamine deacetylase ARB_03699), with protein MISLAALTTLCLAFLGTQALPTNSTLERRAATVYTKCTTPNTVAITFDDGPYSYTYDIVNALDAAGAKGTFFVNGNNWGCIYDQANVDRVKYAYNHGHQLASHTWAHKDLNTLTWDQIHDEMWRVEQALVRITGAYPAFMRPREYPVLDSTPLTADLEIAYGNYNSMVLDASGIRGQGVVIWDLDSGDSTGASVQSSKNTYSSRISAHPSTILALNHETIETTAHQVLPYAIQQLKAAGYRLVTVAECLGKPAYQSVVAPSPRDVRVSLT; from the exons ATGATCTCACTTGCTGCCCTCACCACGCTCTGTCTGGCATTCTTGGGCACCCAGGCTTTACCTACTAACTCTACTCTTGAGCGACGTGCAGCGACTGTGTACACTAAATGCACCACACCCAATACTGTTGCAATAACTTTT GATGACGGGCCGTATTCATACAC CTACGACATTGTGAACGCCCTCGACGCTGCGGGTGCCAAAGGCACTTTCTTCGTCA ATGGCAACAACT GGGGCTGTATATACGATCAGGCTAATGTGGACCGCGTCAAATACGCATACAACCATGGACACCAGCTTGCCTCGCACACATGGGCGCACAAGGACCTGAACACGCTTACATGGGATCAAA TCCACGACGAAATGTGGCGTGTTGAGC agGCCCTGGTCAGGATAACTGGCGCTTACCCAGCGTTCATGCGTCCTCGTGAGTATCCTGTTCTCGATTCGACACCGCTGACCGCTGATCTGGAAATAGCATATGGAAACTACAATAGTATGGTCCTCGATGCTTCCGGCATCCGTGGTCAAGGCGTTGTCATCTGGGACTTGGA CTCCGGAGACTCCACCGGTGCCTCTGTCCAATCTTCTAAGAACACCTACAGCAGCCGAATTAGCGCCCACCCAAGCACCATCTTGGCCCTCAATCACGAGACAATTG AAACCACGGCACACCAGGTGTTGCCATATGCCATCCAGCAGTTGAAGGCAGCTGGGTATAGGCTTGTAACTGTTGCAGAGTGCCTTGGAAAGCCTGCTTACCAGAGCGTTGTTGCACCTTCTCCTCGCGATGTTCGTGTTTCTTTGACTTGA
- a CDS encoding DOPA 4,5-dioxygenase, with protein sequence MSTASTPSTPAPVRIPLELKQVVESEIKEWHFHIYFHQNNAEENAAALKLRDSVLRLRRDGAFVAVPLFRVNTAPIGPHPVGSYEIWVPQETFSAVFSYLCMNRGNLSILVHPLTREQRKSAEDHDTRVAWIGPSYPLDLTALPLRSEEIPLQYPSLRLGYSAKPQLTLEMRMKLGANVEHLLASEKEAARAPPRV encoded by the exons ATGTCAACCGCTTCAACACCTTCAACACCTGCACCTGTGCGGATACCTCTGGAACTGAAACAAGTAGTGGAAAGCGAAATCAA AGAATGGCATTTTC ATATATATTTCCATCAGAATAATGCAGAAGAAAATGCGGCTGCTCTCAAACTGCGGGACTCTGTTCTCCGTTTGCGCAGAGACGGTGCATTCGTTGCGGTACCACTCTTTCGAGTGAACACGGCGCCTATTGGCCCTCATCCAGTTG GGTCGTACGAGATCTGGGTCCCTCAGGAAACATTCTCAGCCGTCTTTTCATATTTATGCATGAATCGAGGTAATCTTAG TATTCTTGTCCATCCATTGACCAGAGAGCAG CGAAAGTCAGCTGA GGACCACGACACCCGTGTAGCATGGATTGGACCCTCTTACCCCCTTGATTTGACTGCTTTGCCTTTGAGAAGCGAAGAGATACCGCTCCAATACCCCTCACTAA GACTTGGCTATTCTGCGAAGCCCCAGCTGACACTCGAAATGCGCATGAAACTTGGCGCTAACGTCGAGCATCTTTTGGCGTCCGAGAAGGAAGCCGCACGCGCTCCTCCAAGAGTATGA
- a CDS encoding Alpha-(1-6)-linked fucose-specific lectin (Alpha-(1-6)-linked fucose-specific lectin (Fragment)): protein MNFTASFLALLAAAQSIAAFPFGGSHSDDLVAPVPVTQLVCDGDTYKCTASLDFGDGRWVADWNTAVFHTGLFGGIDHKETIARMAMAPVPVTALNCDGDTYKCTANLKFGDGRWVAQWSANVFHTFAPSVEEPNFAPVPVTKLTCDGDTYKCTANLQFGDNRWVAQWGSNVYHRGFTATSEKPSFLQQ from the exons ATGAACTTTACCGCTAGCTTCCTTGCCCTCCTGGCTGCCGCTCAGTCAATTGCAGCATTCCCCTTCGGTGGTTCCCACTCTGAT GACCTTGTAGCCCCTGTGCCAGTCACCCAGCTCGTCTGCGACGGAGATACCTACAAATGCACTGCGTCTCTC GATTTCGGTGATGGCCGATGGGTCGCCGATTGGAACACAGCTGTCTTCCACACTGGCCTTTTCGGTGGCATCGATCACAAGGAAACTATT GCCCGCATGGCCATGGCCCCAGTTCCTGTCACCGCCTTGAATTGCGACGGTGATACATACAAGTGCACTGCCAACTTG AAATTTGGTGACGGCCGCTGGGTTGCTCAATGGAGCGCGAATGTTTTCCACACCTTCGCTCCTTCCGTTGAG GAACCTAACTTCGCCCCTGTCCCCGTCACCAAGTTGACCTGTGATGGTGACACTTACAAGTGCACTGCCAACTTG CAATTCGGCGACAACCGATGGGTCGCTCAGTGGGGAAGCAATGTATACCACAGAGGCTTCACCGCTACATCCGAGAAGCCCAGCTTCTTGCAACAATAA